A region of the Clostridium estertheticum subsp. estertheticum genome:
TAAACAGGATCTTTAGCACCTGCTATTATAGTATTATCTGCAATGTTATTTCCAAGTTCAATAGAACTAAGCGACGTAACTTCTGCGTTTACTGCTAAATCATAAGTTGCAACAGCATCTTTAACACTTATTCTTACTGTATAAGCTCCTGCTGCGCTAGCATTAAATCTTAATGATTTAACTGGCGTTGTTGTAGCTACTTGTCCATCTTTATCTAATTTTTCCACTTTAATATCATCAGATAATACTCCAGCCTTGTAAACCGACGCAGTAACACTATCACCGCTTACATCTATAATTTCATTATGCAAATTCCTTATAACCACATTTGTTGCAAGTTTTGTGTTAACTTTAAGTGTTGGTATTATTATTCGATCAATAATTGTAGCAACTCCGTTTACCGTTGTTGTAACATCAAATTTTGTAGCCTTTACAGCAGTCTCTGCATCAAATGACGTTCCTACATATGGAGTAACTTCGTATGTACCAGCTTTTATAGTTTTAGCACTAATTACTATATCATTTTTATCAGTTCCGCTTCCACCCCTAAGTGATGCTATAGGTGTTATATCTGTTGCAAGCGTGCCACTAGTTTTAGGATTTATGTTAAATTTAATCATGTCTGGTGTTAAGACAGCACCATCATTTTGAGTTATTTTATTATATTTAATGTCTTGGTTATTGAATGAAGTCACTGGGTTTTCTGAAGTTAATTTAATTGTTGTAAGTTTAGTTACTCCAACCTCAACCGTATAAGTAGCCTTATTACCATTTAAAACATTATAAGCAGTTATATTTATCGTACCTGCTTTTATAGCTTTAAAATTAACTGTATTCCCAGTTTTATCTAATGTCAATTTACCACTATTTAATTCCGAATTACTATCAAGTAAATCTCCACCCTTATCAACTATCCATCTTAATTTGTTAACTGATAAATCTGCTGGGTTATTGTATTGATCTCTCACATCAGCTTTTAATGTAACTGCTGCATCTCCTACCGAAACAATATCTGCTGATGAACTTACAGCAAGTATTGATTGAGGTGCTACCGCTAAATCCTTTGCTACTGTATAACTAGTACTTTTTGAAGACAATACTTTAGCAGTAGTGGAGGTTGCAGTTCTATCAAACTTTTGGAGCATTATAACTACAACATCATTTTCAGCTATTTTTTTGTTTATTGTTATTTTTGCCATATTATTAATAGTATCTAATGTTGTTTCGCTCTGACTTAAAGGCATTCCATTCACTGTTGCTGTTATTTTATATGTAGAATCTGTTGCTATATCAAAAGCTTCTCCATATTGATCAACTGCTGTTAAATAAACAACATTAGATGAATTTGTGATTGCATTTGTTATGTTCGTAAATGTTTTTGGATAAGGTGTTTCCTTAATAGCTGGTAAACTTGTATCAGCAGCATCAAAATTTACCGTTCCAGTAGCATTCTTATAAACTACAGCTGGTATAATACTTGCCTCGACCACTAACCCTGTAACATTTTCTCTCCAGTCGCCATCAAAATCTTTAACATATACTGCTCCCCCTGCAGTTATTGCATTAGCGATTTCAGAAAGATTGCTAGCATCATTAGCATAAGCTAAGTCATAAGCTTTGTTTCCTATAACAACCGTGCCGTTGTCCATTGCTGCAAAAGCAGTAAAAGATGTCGATCCTGCTATCATTAAAGCAGCAAGAGCTGAACTTGTAATTTTTTTATTCATATATTTATGCCTCCATTAATTTAGGTTTAGTTTTTTAATGTAATCTACCTTAATCACCATTGATTAAAGTCCATTTTTATCTTTTACGTTATACCTTATATAACGCTTGTCCTAACAGTATAGTTGCATATTTTCAGAATGTTTTTGTGATTTCCTTTGATAAAACAGAAAAAAGCCATTGCTTTTATAGGCAATGGCTTTTTTACTAATAATTCCAAAATATATAGTAACTTTATTTTTTATCTGTTATACCACATTACATTATCTATTAGTGTTTGTTGTCCCCTGGCAGCCCAGTGATCCCAGCCTCTACGACCATCGTTTCTAAAGAAAGATCCTTTAGGTTGGTTTTTATTGAAAACCCAAACTCCGTATGTAGTTCCATCAAATTTGTAACCCGCATACATTTTCACACCAGAAATTCTATATTTATAGTTTTGGGATAAATCAAAAACAACTACATTGTATTTACCACCAGCTGCATAGTATGTTGTTTCCATTAGATTTTTACAAAAAGCAGCTCTTTGACCATTGTAGTTATTTCTGCTTATTGATGCTGCTATTTTATTAGCAATACCTAATGCATCAATATTTACATTAAAATTTACACCAGGAGCCCAAGCCTTGCTCTCTGAAAGCATATCACCTACACTAGTATCGTACTTTTCAGCATCATTATCGTTAGCAATACTAGTTTCAATCCCATTTGAAATTGTATTAGTAGTAGCTGCATAAGCAGCAACTGGTGTAATTAAAGTACCTGCTATCATTCCTAAAGATAAACATACAGTAACAACTTTCATTTTAATTTTTTTCATTTTAAATCCTCCTTCGTTAATTGTGATAGGGTAACCACTATATTTTAAATCCTTAAGGGTTGTCCCTTTGTTAATGTCATCTTATAAAAAAACACAATAAAACACAATAGGAAAAGCATAAAAGGTCCATTTGGGGTCATTAAAAGAACTTTAAACCCTAAATATTACAAAACAACAGCTGTTTTTCTTTTATCAGTTAGCGTTACTTTACATGCAAAAAAGCTCATGCTATCGCTAGCATAAGCTCTTCTTTAATGCTTTTATTTCTATGTTTTTCTTTCTATGGTAATATTGTATATTATAATTAACTATATGTAAATGAATAAGAACGCATCATCACGAGATTAAGCATTCTTATTGGGTAGCGCCAAATTTTTCGTGCAAAACACATTTTAATACACAAATGGAGTTGTTGATCATGAACAAAAACTTAAAACCTTTATTAATGATAACATTTATTACCGGATTATTAGTAGGCTCATATTGTTTACAATCAGGAACATTTAATAATATTGCTTTAGACTCTACTAAGACTCAAGTTTCACAAAATAATACCAACGTAAAGTTAGTAATAGATAAAGATAATCAACACGTATTACCTAAAAACTTCAGAATGTCAAGTGATCCAATTAGCAAACAATCAGCTGGTAATGTTAATTTAAAAGGATTAACAAACTTGAACGAATCAGGTAGTGGCTCTCTTAGTGAGAACGGCCTCAAAATGATAAAAGATAAATTTAAAGCCAATAAAAAAATCAAAAATATCATAGATGTAGATTTAAGACAAGAGGCTCATGGTTTTGTTGAAGGAATGTCTATAAGTTGGTTTGGTGAAAAAGACCAAGCTAATATAAATAAAGAATACTATGATATTATAAAAGATGAAAAAGCTAAATTAGAAAAAATCAAAAAAGATAAATATGTTGCCTTCGATAAACTTAAGGAGGATAAGTCCGTTAATACGATTCCTGAAATTCTAAACCCTAAAAAAGTTCAGACAGAAAGAGAATTAACCGAATCTCAAAAAATCTACTATTTAAGACTTACTATATCCGACCACTTAAAACCTAAAGATGATCAAGTAGATTTATTTGTAAAAGAGATACAAAAAATATCTACTAATGATACTTGGCTTCATTTTCACTGTAGAGGTGGGGCAGGGAGAACTACTACTTTTATGGCTATGTATGATATGATGAATAATGCAAAACAAGTATGTTTTGAAGATATAATTCAGCGTCAAGTATTAATAGGAGGATCTGATATATTAAAGAAAGATGCTGAAGGAAAGAAAACCGGAGATGAAAATAGAACTGATTTTTTAAATCAATTCTATCAATATAGTAAACAAAATAGTGATAACTTTAAAACATCTTGGAGTGACTGGTACCATAAATAAAAATCCACAACAATTTTATATGCAATCGGGAAAAAGAAACTCCTTTTCGGTTGATTGCTATATAACTAAGTTACATTATTTAATTTTGCATGATATACCATTTAGTGTGAGGCTTATTGGTTTAGTATTTAAACCGTTATAATTGATGTTAAATCCAAATGTTTGAGTTCCTCCATTAGCTGCTATAACAGCATTATAACTCATATTTTTAACACTTATGCTTGATCCACTTGTTGAGTAAGTAGCATTCCACATACTACCATTGGACTGATTAACTGGTTGAGTCCATGATAATGTCCAACCATTTATTGCAGTCGTACCATTATTTTTAATAGTTACATTAATAGTTGAACCACTCCCCCAATCATTTGCTATTGTATACATAACCTCTACAGATGAATTTGATGTATTAGTTTTAGTATCAGTAGTGGCAATAGTAGTGCTTGTAGATCCACCTATATTTTTCTTTACGAATAAGCCAGAAGTTGTAAGATCAGAATCTATCCATCCCCCAGTTTTACTATCCCCAGGTTTTAAAGCAGAAGCTGCTTCGCTTTTATCACATAATGACCAGTTAACCCAGCTTATTTTTTTATTAGCCATATAGTCAATCCACTGTTGAGACGCATCGATATATGGGCCTCCATTACCTGAAGCGTCAGATGTTCCCCATTCTGTTACAAATACAGCTATACCCTTTGCCATAGCATAATCTATCTTGTCTCTAAGTGATTGTCCATGTGTCCCTGCATAGAAATGACATGCATACATTATATTAGAGTATGATAGAGGACTATTTGCAGCAGTATCAACATCTTGGCTCCATGTACTTGTACCAACAATTATTATATTATCCGGATCTATAGCTCTTATAGCAGGGATTATATATTGAGCATAAGGTTTTATATCATTTGCCCAAGTAGTGCTACCATTTGGTTCATTACAGATTTCATATATCACATTTGGATGATTCCCATAGGTAGTAGCCATTTCTTTGAAGAATGATTTTGATTGTTCCTTGTAGGTATTAGGATTACCATCATTTAATATGTGCCAATCAATAATTACATACATATTTAAATCGATAGCAGCTTGAACTATTTCCTTAACTTTTGCCTTTGTTGTTGTCGGATTTGAAATATATCCACCTTGATCAGTATACATTGCAGCACGTACAACATTAACGCCCCAATTATCTCTTAAATATTTCATACTATCATAATTCATGTAATCACCATACCATTGAAGTCCGTGGGAACTCATTCCCTTTAATTGAATAGCTTTACCGGTTGAATCACATAATTGGCTTCCAACTATTTTAAGTTGACTGACAGAAGAAGTCGCCGCCTGGGCTATGTAAGTTCTTGAACTTACTGCCACAAATATAAGCATTATAAAAGCTATTTTAAATGAAAAAGTTCTTTTAAAAAATTTAGTTTTTTTCTTATCTAAAAACAAGTTAATCCCCCCATAGTAAATAAATTTAAATTCAGTTGACAATAAGTAACATTATAACATATTACGTTAAATGTCCCAATAATATTATCCCACAAGACTACAAAATAACAAATTATAAATATCATCAACAGATTTACATTCATCAATTATATGATTAGTCACTTCCATACCACCTTCTAAAGTAAATATACTTTCAAAAATCACATGTCACTTGCCACGCGGGTGGCATAGCTAAATTTTTGGGTATTCTTGTCATTATTAAGCAGATATAGTAAAATGATAATACTTGATGGGTTATCTTTAGACTTAATGGGAATCAATGCTGAATGGAGTAAAACATTTGCCAACAGATGTATATACTACTTTTACAGTGACTATACCATGTTTAGCTGAGAGTGATCCATTGAGTACAACTGCGACAATTAAATCGGGGGTAAATTAAAAATCACTTTAGGAGGAATGGTATGACATATTGTAGTAACTGCGGTTGTAAAATCGAAGGGGATAAGTTGTTTTGTCCAAATTGTGGTACAAAAATTAATCAAATATCAAGTTTAAATCAAAAAAAGGAAAAATCAAAAGAATTTTCTGAACCTAACTTTAACTCTGGTGAGATAATTAACACTTTAAAAACAGCATCATTAAGTCCAGTTTCGGGGGGCAAAGACTTTATTGCAACGGCCCACCAAAATCACGTTATCATTATCACCATTATTCTTGCCTTTCTGCAAGGTCTACTTTGGATATGGAGAGTTAATCAAATTGTCGATAACTTACAAACTATTTCTATAAAAATTGCTTCAAGTTTTTCTTCAGTAATTGCCGAAATTTTTGGGCAAAGTTCATATCATGATATGATTTCTGGTGACTTGTATCCTTCAATCAAAAATATCACTCAATTCAAATCTTTTATTAATATGCCCTACGGGAAAATATTTATTGTTGGTTGTGCCATATACTTATTAGGCATCTTCGTATTATTTATACTGATATATCTAGGTATAAGCATGTTATCAAAAACAAAATTTGCACCATTTACATTA
Encoded here:
- a CDS encoding protein tyrosine phosphatase, which produces MITFITGLLVGSYCLQSGTFNNIALDSTKTQVSQNNTNVKLVIDKDNQHVLPKNFRMSSDPISKQSAGNVNLKGLTNLNESGSGSLSENGLKMIKDKFKANKKIKNIIDVDLRQEAHGFVEGMSISWFGEKDQANINKEYYDIIKDEKAKLEKIKKDKYVAFDKLKEDKSVNTIPEILNPKKVQTERELTESQKIYYLRLTISDHLKPKDDQVDLFVKEIQKISTNDTWLHFHCRGGAGRTTTFMAMYDMMNNAKQVCFEDIIQRQVLIGGSDILKKDAEGKKTGDENRTDFLNQFYQYSKQNSDNFKTSWSDWYHK
- a CDS encoding cellulase family glycosylhydrolase is translated as MFLDKKKTKFFKRTFSFKIAFIMLIFVAVSSRTYIAQAATSSVSQLKIVGSQLCDSTGKAIQLKGMSSHGLQWYGDYMNYDSMKYLRDNWGVNVVRAAMYTDQGGYISNPTTTKAKVKEIVQAAIDLNMYVIIDWHILNDGNPNTYKEQSKSFFKEMATTYGNHPNVIYEICNEPNGSTTWANDIKPYAQYIIPAIRAIDPDNIIIVGTSTWSQDVDTAANSPLSYSNIMYACHFYAGTHGQSLRDKIDYAMAKGIAVFVTEWGTSDASGNGGPYIDASQQWIDYMANKKISWVNWSLCDKSEAASALKPGDSKTGGWIDSDLTTSGLFVKKNIGGSTSTTIATTDTKTNTSNSSVEVMYTIANDWGSGSTINVTIKNNGTTAINGWTLSWTQPVNQSNGSMWNATYSTSGSSISVKNMSYNAVIAANGGTQTFGFNINYNGLNTKPISLTLNGISCKIK
- a CDS encoding zinc ribbon domain-containing protein, with product MTYCSNCGCKIEGDKLFCPNCGTKINQISSLNQKKEKSKEFSEPNFNSGEIINTLKTASLSPVSGGKDFIATAHQNHVIIITIILAFLQGLLWIWRVNQIVDNLQTISIKIASSFSSVIAEIFGQSSYHDMISGDLYPSIKNITQFKSFINMPYGKIFIVGCAIYLLGIFVLFILIYLGISMLSKTKFAPFTLFKAVIIATFPILSCEIISILFSYFSIYLGIFFIILGILISIITLNILIKENFKINENLCVLIVSISFLIALVTVFISTLSFITSNLPEVIGTTINLYNK